aaaagaggaagaacaaGCTGAATATCCCTGGAGCTCTTCTTCAGACTTCAGATGCTGCATACAGCAAAATGCTGGTGCTGCGCCATCCTGCTTGGGTGGTGGCTGCAGGGCATCACAATGGAACTGAGGAGAGCCTTCTCAACCTCCTCCGAGGCCTCTCTCCCGAGCAAACACATGACATACTCCATCACCGCGGCGTCGCACGGCAGTGTGATCCTACCATCGCTGCTGAACCCAAACTCCTCCTGTGACATCCTCAGGAGCTCCACGAACACCGGCGTGCGGAGGTACGCCAGCGGGATCTCGAACCGCCTCCCGTCGCACGAGTAGACGACGCAGTTGCCCTTCCCGGCGACTGATGAGCTGCAGGATGAGTGGTGGATGATCTCCTTCTCCGATGCCGTCACCCTCTTCCTCCCGATGGCACCCATTCCCTGCCACTTCTTGGAAAGCTGAGCTAGCTTCTTGGAGCTGATCATGATTGCTTAATTTTGCTTTGCTTTCCAAGGAAGTGatcagggaaaaaaagagaggaaatgtCAGGTTGTTTttggtgaattggtgatggTTTGTGTCAATGGCAATGTATTTATAGGGGAGATATGTGATAGGGAGATATGCAACTTAGTTTCAGATTTTTCAGTAGTACCAAACACGAAGTAGCTAGCTGGCAAGGGACAAGGCCATGAACTCCCATGGTGAGATGTTGCAATCCGTGTTACAGGATTTCAATGCCCACGATCATTGTTTCTCCCATGGTGGAGCCATATTTCATTTGCCAGATCTGACATACATTGAACCCAACTACTGGCTTATTATCTCAGATAGTATTAGAGTGGTTCTAAAAGAAATAGTGTagttcctcgcaaaaaaaaaagtgtagttTTATGAAGATTATAGGTTTCATGGCTTATTTTTTGGGAATGTGTATCATTATTGCATTGAGATCAAAGAGGTTCACACATAAAAAACAACACAAAGGAAAAGAACATGTACATGTTTCACAACACAAAGGAAAAGAAGTACATCTTTCATGGTCTCCGACGCTAAATCCTACCACTAACTCACTAagagaaatttgacaaatggAACATTTAAAACCTCCTTGAACGTAGTTAGCGTATAAGTTCAAATTCTGCTAAACATTATGATCACGATATGCTGCtctgtgttaacagtgaaatttggtaagcccggagtagtcatcggcttcgaagtcttgagattagccgatgagagttgtcaagtcgtcagttgtcggattcttgctatattcggttaaggaaattgatctattaaaggaagcttatctagaagagaccgagttcaaagaaaatgcggcatggcaagttatctattaattaggaatagtttgttagtttccttttatctttaggaaagtgtgtttagtgtcctataaagactttatcttttccttttatctttagaaagtttctttcttgtccaacaaggacttgtatcaacccatgggtataaatatgtacacccggggtctatgtaatctatcttcataatcaatacaattcggcgcatcgccaccttttaccttttctactttatttttatcgtccggcgggacttggcacctgacgcggggctgcatcggtgttcgatctccggctaaggggtaagtccaatgttccacTGGCCTAGGCAGTTGTATCGTTTatgtcggcgtcgttcaaggctgcatcagtacattcgacctcttggattgctctggtttggatgatatatttgcctacctatttatcatgtctctgttaatctagtcttagcataccaatttagctctatcggctgcttctcgttttagggtttctgtcggtatcggctaaatcgtgttgctagattagattagcttagacatctaccaccctgaaaactcagttaacggcttgattgtctagatattatgttttttttttcatacttagtgctgcatcagttaagtttgatctattaagtcgtgcttagaaccataatctctagcctgcttcttgattgccaataagggtttcatcggggtttcagccggtgagttatctggacgttgcatcggctcataaggattgcatatacatataagttggatttagccgatgacaacaaatgtttcgctgtttaatctaatcttgtggatttcatgatatcggacctccagccgatgtgtgctttaaccttcggatcgatgcttatttatcatatcattatttgccgattggtttatactggactatattgttattttattacatcatcatcagccgattgcctttaatatcatcatctacattggacatatagccgattgcttaaaccctatcgctatcggctggtatcgacatcggctattattggctatcggctggaactactctatcggcttgtcagccgatcggctgttttgatctactatttgcatatcttgtcaattgcaggatcaaactgactggcatgcccgcatctcatcaatctttagacctgcacaggagttaagcagatctctcaagCCATGTAttcgatttttttcgtcaacactcTGTTCAttcaaaaagagagagagagctttaTTTCTACGTACGGACTGAAGCTGCCTCCAAGTCAAGTCGTTGCATGTGTTCCTTGGATCTGATTTGGATCATGGCCATctgtaaaagaaaatatatcaacttTTCACTTTCCAGAGGATATCCATTAGTGCTTTGAATAGATGAGCAACAAATTGGTCCATGACATGCACGCACTCATCAATGACACTAGTTGGTGCGAGAGCAGGGTCATGAATCTGGTAGTGCAATGTTGGCTACAATGGAGGCAACAGTTGGTGCATTGGGGTCCTCTTGTGGAGGCCATAGTACTGAACTGGTTTCAGATGATTGGGTACGTACAGCAGCAGTGGTTCAGTGTAGGATAGAAGCATATGCAGAGGCATTTACTTCAAGCTCCAGCATCTGTCAACACAAGAAACACACCGAAACATCAGATGGAGAGCCACATCAAGTGAGATTTCTTAGGATGCTTCGTGTGTCCTTCCTTATCTGATCATTAGGGGTTGGTTGAGGAAGACTTGACTAGCATTACAAGCAACTTGCATATGGTATGTGC
The Oryza glaberrima chromosome 8, OglaRS2, whole genome shotgun sequence DNA segment above includes these coding regions:
- the LOC127782508 gene encoding auxin-responsive protein SAUR36-like, whose amino-acid sequence is MISSKKLAQLSKKWQGMGAIGRKRVTASEKEIIHHSSCSSSVAGKGNCVVYSCDGRRFEIPLAYLRTPVFVELLRMSQEEFGFSSDGRITLPCDAAVMEYVMCLLGREASEEVEKALLSSIVMPCSHHPSRMAQHQHFAVCSI